The DNA window TTCTGATTGGCTTAGCTCTGCTTCCATCTCCAGGTTTAGGTTGCTGAATTCAATTGTTTCAGTCTTTGCTCTTCTTAAAATTGCCTGAATTCTAGCATGTGTATATTGAATGAATGGACCTGTATGACCTTGAAATTGAATAGATTCTTCTGGGTCAAATAACATTCTTTTCTTCGGATCTACTTTTAGAAGAAAGAACTTCAATGCTCCAAGACCGAGATTATGATAAAGTGATTGTGCTTCTTCACTTTCAAAATCTTCAATTTTACCCAGTTCTTTGGTGTGCCTCTCTGCTGTATTTTGCATTTCCATTACCAAATCGTCAGCATCAACAACTGTTCCTTCCCTCGACTTCATTTTACCTGAAGGCAAATCCACCATACCATATGAAAGATGATAGCATTTTGATGCCCATTCGTAACCTAGCTTTTCAAGTATTTTGAACAGGACTTTAAAATGATATTCCTGTTCATTCCCGACGGTATAAACAATACCATTAAGATTTGGGAAATCTTCATACCTCTGAATTGCTGTTCCAATGTCTTGGGTCATATACACCGAGGTCCCATCTGCTCTCAACAAGAGTTTTTCATCGAGGCCTTCATCGCTCAAGTCTACCCAAACAGAGCCATCTTCTTTTTTTCTGAAAATCCCTTTTTCAAGTCCTTGCATTACTATGTCCCTACCTTTGAGATAAGTTTCAGATTCATAATAGAGTTGATCAAAATCTACACCAATGAGATCATAAGTGGAATCGAATCCTTTGTAAACCCATGAATTCATTTTTTTCCATAGCTCATTGACCTCTTCATCACCTTTCTCCCATTTCTTAAGCATTTCCTGGGCTTCTTTTAATATGGGCGCTTCCTTTTCTGCTCTTGTTTTTTCATAGCCGGACTCAATCAGTTTTTCAACTTCGGCTTTGTATTTTTTGTCATATTCTACATAATATTTACCAACGAGTTTATCACCTTTTAACCCGGAAGATTCGGGTGTTTCCCCTTTACCAAATTTTTTCCAGGCAAGCATGGACTTGCATATGTGGATCCCACGATCGTTAATTATCTGGACTTTTTTTACTTTATTCCCTGCAAACTTTAAGAGTTCCGAAACAGACCATCCCAGGAAATTATTTCTCAAATGACCTAGGTGAAGTGGCTTATTGGTATTTGGAGATGAGTATTCAACAACATATAGTTTGTCACCATTGTCAATATTTGGCCATGAATTATCAAATGCAATATTGTTAAGAAATGATACCCAGTCTCGGTTTTTTAAACTAAGATTTAAAAACCCCTTCACTACATTATAATCAGCAACTATAGCCTTTTCTTTAAGTTTTGAGCCAATTGATTCTGCTATTTCTTCGGGTTTTTTTCTTAGTAGTCTGGTCAGTGGAAAAGTTACGATGGTAATATTACCTTGAAATTCTTTTTTAGTAGGTTGAATGAGCAATTCAATATTCTGATCCTTGATTGAAAAATCATCATTCAATATATTGAGAATGTCATTTTTTAATTGGGTTTCCTTGATCATCCCTTTCTTTTTTCAAGTTCATGAACTGTTTTATCGAAAACCTCAAATGCCAAATTTGCCATTTTGTTGAGTTCATCCAGTGTTGGGTTTATTTCAACCATTTCCCATGCAACAACTTTTTCCCAGGAAATCAATTTTGAGTTCAATTCAATTGCTTCTTCATGACTTAAACCGTTGTCAACCGGCGTTCCGGTTCCTCTACTGAGGCTTGGATCCATGCTGTCAACATCAAAGGATATATATACTATGTCACAATTATTCAATCGCTTTTTGGTTTTCTCAATTGCCGCATCTAACCCGGTTTCCCTTAATTCCTCAACAGGAATGTTTAACATGGAATTTTTATCTATTAAATATTGCTCAGGTTTTTCTGTTGATCTAACAGCTATAAAAACAACATCTTTGTAATTATACTTTGGACCCTCAATTCCAAGATTTTTAATTTTATTCCATTTATCGATAGTTTCTTTTTTAGGATTGTTTATTCGGCAATCCTGATTATCCTCAGCAGCAGCCATAGCCAAGGGCATTCCGTGCATATTGCCACTTGGGCTGGTGTATGGTGAATGCAAATCCGCATGCGCATCGATCCAAATTATACCCAAACGTTTATCGGGAAATGCTCTTTTTATTCCGGCAATACTGGCATAAGCCATAGAGTGATCTCCGGATAGAATCAAAGGGAAAATTTGTTCATTAATGACTTTAGTCACGTTTTGAGCATGTTTTTCTCCAACTTCTAATATCCCTTCTATGTATTTGCCATTCGGGTTCTGGGGTGGTAAATCCAAATCGTGATTTCGATGCGTTAATTTTGATGACTTGTATTTAGCAAAGAGTCTGGACTTCTTATTTCTAGCGGAAACCTTAAGTGCGTCAACACCTAAGCTTGCCCCCCTGGTACCTGCTCCTAATTCTGAGGGCACTTCAATAAATTCAATGGACTTCATTAATCGTAAAAAGATTTTTCATTCTAAGACACTACTCATGCCTTTTCAAAATGGCTGCAAATATCAGATTTTTAGATGAATTTTTGAATTCTCAGAAAAGAATCATTTCAATTATTCCCGGTATTTGAGAATTGTTTCGACGGCTTCACTAAGATTTGCGAAATGTCTCTCGTTTTTTTCCCAGGGCTTGTTTACTCTTAAGCCTTTTATGCCAATTTTTTCCGCCGAGACAATATCGCGATCGCTATCTCCCACCATCCACGAATTGGAAACATCAATTTTGTATTTTGAAATAGCCCGTTCAAACATTAAAGTATCCGGTTTTCTTGAAATGCTTTGAGTAAAATCAGGGTGATAAGGTGAATAAAACATATCATCTAAAATATGATCGCATTGTTCCTGAAGAAATATGTGACAATTATGAACATGTTCTTTTGTATATAAGCCTTTCGCTATGCCTCCCTGATTGGTAATAACGATTAATAAGAATTTCGATTTCTTTAATTTCTCCAACGCTGCTTTTACTCCTTTAATTATGACAAAATCCTCCACATTGAAAGTATATTCACCGCGTTCCTGATTCAATACACCATCTCTGTCAAGAAAAACACATTTATTCATAATTACAATTTATACAATAAAGTCCTTTCAATCGTTATCTTAGCGCCAAAATTAAAATCGATTTAAGCCAATTGAAAGATAGCCTGGTAATCATACCGACTTATAATGAGATCGACAATATTGAAGGTATTATTCGAAAAACATTCGATGTGTCTTCCATTTTTCACATTTTAATTGTAGATGACGGATCACCTGATGGAACAGCCGACAAGGTAAAGCAATTGCAATCCGAATTTGCCGAAAGATTGTTTATGCTTGAGAGACCCGGAAAAATGGGTTTGGGTACAGCATATATAACAGGATTTAAATACGCCCTTGAAAATGGCTATGAGATGATCTATGAAATGGATGCTGATTTTTCCCATGACCCTAACTCTCTCTCTGACCTCAGAAAAGCAATTGCAGAAGAGGGTAATGATATGGCCATAGGTTCCAGATATGTCACAGGCGTAAATGTGGTTAACTGGCCAATGGGAAGAGTGTTGATGTCATTCTTTGCAAGTAAATATGTGCAATTCATCACGAGCATGCCAATCAATGATGCTACAGCTGGTTTTATTTGTTATTCAAGAAAGGTGCTGGAAACCATTGATCTAGATAAAATTCGTTTTGTAGGCTACGCCTTTCAAATTGAAATGAAATTTAAAACATGGAAATACGGCTTTAAAATCAAGGAAGTACCGATAATATTTACAGACAGAACCAAGGGCACCTCAAAAATGTCAAAGCGAATTTTTAAAGAAGCATTTTTTGGTGTAATTCAATTGAAAATGGAAAGTTGGTTTACCAAATACATACGCGAGGAAAGCAGCAATAAATCTCAGTCCTGATTTAAAGACTCAATAATTAACTTTTTAATCAGCTCTGGGTGTGTCCATGGCAAAAAATGGTTAGCGCCCTTAATTGTTTTTATTTCCAGGTATTCTTCGGGAATATTCTTTTCTGTAAACCAAACATTTTCATAAGGTACCAAAATGTCTTTTGTGCCATGAACATGTACTATATTGGTTGATATTTCAGCCCACATTCCTTCAATTTCGGATAAGGCTGCTTTATGACTGAATTTTTCATCTGAAGCCACTGTCCAAACCCTTGGTGTTAGCCATCTGAAAGGTGGCCACTTGGCCAAATAAGAAATCCAGAATATGATTTCCCTATCCGGATCAATTGCCGGGGCCAGCATTATAACTTTATCGATTAGAGTATCATTTTGGTAAGCCATTATTCCGGCTATTGGTCCTCCAAATGAATGTCCAATAAGAACGATATTCCCAAAAGAACTCAATTCTTCATTTATCAGTTTTTTTAGCATTTCCGCCTGCCGTTTAATGGACTTTTCAGATTTGCCAAAATCGGAATATCCATAACCGGGCCTATCAATCGCCACCATACTACAAATCGAAACCATTGTACTGTCCATGAGAAAATGATAATAATCCTGCGATGAACCCGGAGCACCATGGATAAATATTATAAGGTTTTGCCTGTCTCTTCCGGTTTTTATATATCTGATCTGACTGTTTTCAAATTGGAAATAGTGAATACCAACGGAAATTCCAGTTTCATTAAATTCCCGCCGGACGACTTCATCACTTATACGGAATTGCATGCAGCTATTCAAAAAAATGATAAAAAGAGCTATGATTACAAGACTGATCAATAAAGCTCTTTTTTTCATTTGGCTATATTATTTTTTGAGATAAGGGCGATTAATATAAATGGCATCTCCGTCAAAAGACGGATGATTTGTAAGTCGGTCTTTAAATTTTCCACGGTTGCTCATCAGGTAAATCTCCCAGTTATCGTCTCTATTACTTCCAAAGACAAGATCTTTAGCATCCGGACTAAATGTTGCCATTATTTCCATTCCCGGTGAATTGGTCAACTGCCCTATTTCGCCGGAATTGAGCTCGAGATAATATAAATTGATGTAATCAAGACTGTCCTTATCCGAATGAAATACAATTACATCATCATATGGACTTACAGAAGGATTGCACTCATTCCATTCCGAATTAGTCAGATTTATAAGAGAATCATTTTTAAGGTTTAACATAAATAAATCTTCATTGCCATTTCTGTCGCTTTGAAAAACTATTCTATAGCCGTCGTTCATGAATAAAGGCTTCTTATTATTGGAGGAATCAAAACTTATCCGTTGAACAGAATTATTATCAAAATCATGGATGAATAACTGAAAGTAACCCTCGATGGTGTCATGAGCTACAATTTTGTTCTCGAGGGGATGTACTTGAAAATAAAAGTCATCAAATATTATTTCCTTAATGAATTCATTTTCATCATTTCGCAAATTATATCGGTAAATGGCCTGGATTGAATCCTTATCATCCAAATAGTACAAATAATTACCATC is part of the Hyphobacterium sp. CCMP332 genome and encodes:
- a CDS encoding arginine--tRNA ligase — protein: MIKETQLKNDILNILNDDFSIKDQNIELLIQPTKKEFQGNITIVTFPLTRLLRKKPEEIAESIGSKLKEKAIVADYNVVKGFLNLSLKNRDWVSFLNNIAFDNSWPNIDNGDKLYVVEYSSPNTNKPLHLGHLRNNFLGWSVSELLKFAGNKVKKVQIINDRGIHICKSMLAWKKFGKGETPESSGLKGDKLVGKYYVEYDKKYKAEVEKLIESGYEKTRAEKEAPILKEAQEMLKKWEKGDEEVNELWKKMNSWVYKGFDSTYDLIGVDFDQLYYESETYLKGRDIVMQGLEKGIFRKKEDGSVWVDLSDEGLDEKLLLRADGTSVYMTQDIGTAIQRYEDFPNLNGIVYTVGNEQEYHFKVLFKILEKLGYEWASKCYHLSYGMVDLPSGKMKSREGTVVDADDLVMEMQNTAERHTKELGKIEDFESEEAQSLYHNLGLGALKFFLLKVDPKKRMLFDPEESIQFQGHTGPFIQYTHARIQAILRRAKTETIEFSNLNLEMEAELSQSEREVLFIISLFEDRIIEAAKAFDPSLIANYVYDLSKEYNRFYADSPIFNEENNDMIKFRLALSQITAQTIKKAMGLLGIQVPDKM
- a CDS encoding arginase, whose product is MKSIEFIEVPSELGAGTRGASLGVDALKVSARNKKSRLFAKYKSSKLTHRNHDLDLPPQNPNGKYIEGILEVGEKHAQNVTKVINEQIFPLILSGDHSMAYASIAGIKRAFPDKRLGIIWIDAHADLHSPYTSPSGNMHGMPLAMAAAEDNQDCRINNPKKETIDKWNKIKNLGIEGPKYNYKDVVFIAVRSTEKPEQYLIDKNSMLNIPVEELRETGLDAAIEKTKKRLNNCDIVYISFDVDSMDPSLSRGTGTPVDNGLSHEEAIELNSKLISWEKVVAWEMVEINPTLDELNKMANLAFEVFDKTVHELEKRKG
- a CDS encoding HAD-IIIA family hydrolase, producing the protein MNKCVFLDRDGVLNQERGEYTFNVEDFVIIKGVKAALEKLKKSKFLLIVITNQGGIAKGLYTKEHVHNCHIFLQEQCDHILDDMFYSPYHPDFTQSISRKPDTLMFERAISKYKIDVSNSWMVGDSDRDIVSAEKIGIKGLRVNKPWEKNERHFANLSEAVETILKYRE
- a CDS encoding polyprenol monophosphomannose synthase, whose translation is MKDSLVIIPTYNEIDNIEGIIRKTFDVSSIFHILIVDDGSPDGTADKVKQLQSEFAERLFMLERPGKMGLGTAYITGFKYALENGYEMIYEMDADFSHDPNSLSDLRKAIAEEGNDMAIGSRYVTGVNVVNWPMGRVLMSFFASKYVQFITSMPINDATAGFICYSRKVLETIDLDKIRFVGYAFQIEMKFKTWKYGFKIKEVPIIFTDRTKGTSKMSKRIFKEAFFGVIQLKMESWFTKYIREESSNKSQS
- a CDS encoding alpha/beta hydrolase, which encodes MKKRALLISLVIIALFIIFLNSCMQFRISDEVVRREFNETGISVGIHYFQFENSQIRYIKTGRDRQNLIIFIHGAPGSSQDYYHFLMDSTMVSICSMVAIDRPGYGYSDFGKSEKSIKRQAEMLKKLINEELSSFGNIVLIGHSFGGPIAGIMAYQNDTLIDKVIMLAPAIDPDREIIFWISYLAKWPPFRWLTPRVWTVASDEKFSHKAALSEIEGMWAEISTNIVHVHGTKDILVPYENVWFTEKNIPEEYLEIKTIKGANHFLPWTHPELIKKLIIESLNQD
- a CDS encoding PD40 domain-containing protein, yielding MKLNRTAKLEIVLAVLAMLSALILISGHHVYSYILVTSTTLLTGIWFLKSINKSQFGAIPWYAFIFILPMLIVPLGFSLKLSIIEGGAFVLFIGISLSLIAIAALFILVLTVRKNLTYLKNVSIRLIPAVVLGIIVYFTPQMQIIEMVYSSDPDRIEFLENKLSNPYAGKEKKQSIAFVSNRNGNSDIYEIQTDGTNLNPLLNGNSNQWSPRATIDGNYLYYLDDKDSIQAIYRYNLRNDENEFIKEIIFDDFYFQVHPLENKIVAHDTIEGYFQLFIHDFDNNSVQRISFDSSNNKKPLFMNDGYRIVFQSDRNGNEDLFMLNLKNDSLINLTNSEWNECNPSVSPYDDVIVFHSDKDSLDYINLYYLELNSGEIGQLTNSPGMEIMATFSPDAKDLVFGSNRDDNWEIYLMSNRGKFKDRLTNHPSFDGDAIYINRPYLKK